DNA from Massilia antarctica:
CACCCTTGGTCAGTTCGGAATAGTGCTTAGTGCCGGCAGCCTCGTTGTGGATGGTGTGCCCGGTCGAAATCGGCACTTTGTTTCTGACGGAAAGACGGTAAGCCGCCACGTGCAGAATCTCCTTGTCATCAGCAGTCGCTGGCTCGAGGTCGGGATCGACGTCAAACTGCTTGAAGTAGTGATCCTCGAGTGCTGAGAATGCATCCCATGCCCGATCTGTTTCGATCATCTTTGCGTGCCTGGTCGCGCCACGATCGGTCCACAAAATCAGGGAGCGTGTCTTCGCTGAAATTTGCAACCCTCTTAAAGAAGGTCGCAAATCTTTGAGAGCCCGTCCAGATACCTTGTAGTAGTGCAGCCCCGAGTTAAAACGAAGCGAGTTGCGGGCGAAGTTCTGCTGGATGTGCTTTGCCTCCGTCTCGTACAGCTGCGCCAAGAGCTCTGTCGTGATGACGGTTTGCCCATTCCATTGGATGCGTGGCAGCGCGGCTGCACGTACTTTGAGCGACTGCATGGTGACCTGCCGCCCGGCGGCATCGGCCAGCAGATC
Protein-coding regions in this window:
- a CDS encoding ORF6N domain-containing protein, encoding MSGRPPSDLLADAAGRQVTMQSLKVRAAALPRIQWNGQTVITTELLAQLYETEAKHIQQNFARNSLRFNSGLHYYKVSGRALKDLRPSLRGLQISAKTRSLILWTDRGATRHAKMIETDRAWDAFSALEDHYFKQFDVDPDLEPATADDKEILHVAAYRLSVRNKVPISTGHTIHNEAAGTKHYSELTKGGVKQAVQASAPLIERTATEEHFAKIQARKNAVTGPTSQLALPLHDPPGQVS